In Bacillus toyonensis BCT-7112, a single window of DNA contains:
- a CDS encoding TetR/AcrR family transcriptional regulator, with amino-acid sequence MNEMTNTSERIIEAFLELFRTHGYKGTTTRSISELAGVNEVTIFRNFGSKKNIMEKAVESLSHDMELNKLMPGEMTWNLEDDLLSIAEGYLAYIEKLKDLILISFQEAEMFPELKEKIALIPKQLKDNLVSYFIEMREKGKLIETDMEAQAMNFIWMNFGYFLSNSRFGDNLFSNSKETFLKHSVQLFSRGLTP; translated from the coding sequence GTGAATGAAATGACAAATACATCAGAACGTATTATTGAGGCTTTTTTAGAACTATTCCGCACTCATGGCTATAAGGGAACGACTACACGCTCGATTTCGGAATTAGCGGGCGTAAACGAAGTAACAATTTTTCGGAATTTCGGGAGCAAAAAGAATATTATGGAAAAAGCCGTCGAATCTTTATCGCATGATATGGAATTGAATAAATTAATGCCTGGAGAGATGACTTGGAATCTTGAAGATGACTTGCTATCTATTGCAGAAGGATATCTTGCATATATAGAAAAGTTAAAGGATTTAATTTTGATTAGTTTTCAGGAAGCTGAAATGTTCCCAGAGCTCAAAGAAAAAATTGCATTAATTCCTAAACAATTAAAAGATAATTTGGTTTCATATTTCATTGAGATGAGAGAAAAGGGAAAGCTTATTGAAACTGATATGGAAGCCCAGGCGATGAACTTTATTTGGATGAATTTCGGTTACTTTCTTTCTAACTCACGCTTCGGTGACAATTTATTTTCAAATTCAAAAGAGACTTTTCTAAAACATAGTGTCCAACTATTTTCTAGGGGGCTAACTCCCTAG
- a CDS encoding polysaccharide deacetylase family protein, producing MKESQSKKKTSVVTKAIISLGVVLATTFFTFFIIGNWNSTPAKGVANESSKQVNTQQEEKKKETPPAKQKRPDGKPVGKVVYLTFDDGPSELTGKFLDVLKEQNVASTFFMQGSNLQNTGFQENVKRAVKEGHYIGAHSMTHNSDKLYKKGQFVSEMKETLALIHNITGRTPKLVRPPYGSAPGLKGEEIRNQIVEAAIKVWDWTIDSNDWKLKDNPTQIIDNVKKQTTEEVEVVLMHEKAQTLQALPEIIKFYKEKGYEFGVYNDEDHFRLNFQKDQRL from the coding sequence ATGAAAGAATCGCAAAGTAAGAAAAAAACAAGTGTAGTAACGAAGGCAATCATATCTTTAGGAGTTGTTTTAGCGACGACCTTTTTCACATTCTTCATAATTGGAAATTGGAACTCTACCCCAGCGAAGGGAGTAGCTAATGAAAGTAGTAAACAAGTTAATACGCAACAAGAAGAAAAGAAAAAAGAAACACCACCAGCAAAACAGAAAAGACCTGATGGAAAACCGGTAGGAAAGGTTGTGTATTTAACATTCGATGACGGTCCTAGCGAATTAACTGGAAAATTTTTAGATGTACTAAAAGAGCAAAATGTTGCTTCGACATTTTTTATGCAAGGTAGCAATTTACAAAATACAGGTTTTCAGGAAAACGTAAAACGAGCAGTAAAAGAAGGACATTATATTGGTGCTCATAGTATGACACATAATAGTGATAAGCTATACAAAAAAGGACAATTTGTATCGGAGATGAAAGAAACGTTAGCTCTTATCCATAATATTACGGGTAGAACGCCTAAACTAGTTCGTCCGCCATATGGATCTGCACCAGGATTAAAGGGTGAGGAAATTCGTAATCAAATTGTAGAAGCAGCAATAAAAGTTTGGGATTGGACAATAGACTCAAATGATTGGAAATTAAAAGATAATCCAACTCAGATTATCGATAATGTAAAGAAACAGACAACAGAAGAAGTAGAAGTTGTTTTAATGCATGAAAAGGCGCAAACATTACAAGCTCTTCCTGAAATTATTAAATTTTATAAAGAGAAAGGGTATGAATTTGGGGTATATAATGATGAGGATCATTTTCGTCTAAACTTCCAAAAAGATCAACGTCTATAG
- a CDS encoding N-acetylmuramoyl-L-alanine amidase family protein has product MQKRAILLLFIILIMGTGVSFIHAKGHKNISQEDLRLKGKTIVIDPGHGGGDRGTKGKKFGTIEKELNLKVAQNIKKELEERTDAKVILTREKDTSLLPETKQKEELQARVKVAKDHAADLYISVHHDAFEDTNVKGITTHYGSNKRKDKKLAKIVQEAIFDQNIDSRDRGVHGSDFLVLRENPSPSILIELGFTSNASDEKRMNLEKFQAKSQQGIVDGIINYFTM; this is encoded by the coding sequence ATGCAAAAAAGAGCGATATTGCTTTTATTTATAATATTAATAATGGGCACAGGAGTTAGTTTCATACATGCTAAGGGGCATAAAAATATATCACAAGAGGATTTACGATTAAAAGGAAAAACTATTGTAATTGATCCGGGGCACGGTGGAGGAGATAGAGGGACGAAAGGAAAGAAATTTGGAACGATTGAAAAAGAACTCAATTTAAAAGTAGCACAAAATATAAAGAAAGAATTAGAAGAAAGAACGGATGCTAAAGTTATATTAACACGTGAAAAAGATACGAGTTTACTTCCAGAAACAAAGCAAAAGGAAGAGTTGCAAGCTCGTGTCAAAGTAGCAAAAGACCATGCGGCGGATCTTTATATTAGCGTTCATCATGATGCTTTTGAGGATACGAATGTAAAGGGAATAACAACTCATTATGGATCTAATAAAAGGAAAGATAAAAAGTTAGCTAAGATCGTACAAGAAGCTATTTTTGATCAAAATATAGACAGCCGAGATCGAGGTGTTCATGGAAGTGATTTTCTTGTCTTACGAGAAAATCCTTCTCCGTCTATTTTAATTGAATTAGGATTTACATCTAATGCGAGTGATGAAAAAAGAATGAATTTAGAAAAATTCCAGGCGAAATCGCAACAAGGTATTGTGGATGGCATTATTAATTATTTTACGATGTAA
- a CDS encoding response regulator transcription factor: MQRTILIVEDEDILREIMKDYLLNEGYNILEAIDGKEALSIFEEYEVHLIILDIMLPELDGWAVCRRIRKKSNVPIIMLTARVDEDDTLLGFELGADDYVTKPYSPPILLARAKRLMESRYSSAVKVLTADTLTSSGIHLHFPSRTVTIDGEDISLTHTEFEILTYFMQNQGIVISREQLINKIFGYEFAGDDRTINSHIRNLRHKLGQKAACIVTVVRAGYKFEGQV; this comes from the coding sequence ATGCAAAGAACAATTTTAATCGTAGAAGATGAAGATATTTTACGTGAGATTATGAAGGATTACCTATTAAACGAAGGGTATAACATCTTAGAGGCGATTGATGGGAAAGAAGCGTTATCTATATTTGAAGAGTATGAGGTGCATTTAATTATTTTAGATATTATGTTACCGGAATTAGATGGTTGGGCGGTATGTCGGCGAATTCGAAAGAAATCTAATGTACCTATTATTATGTTAACAGCTCGGGTAGATGAGGATGATACTTTACTCGGATTTGAACTAGGAGCAGATGATTATGTTACAAAGCCATATAGTCCTCCTATTTTATTAGCAAGAGCAAAACGATTAATGGAAAGCCGATATTCTTCCGCTGTTAAAGTATTAACTGCAGACACATTAACGAGTAGTGGTATCCATTTACATTTTCCTTCTCGTACAGTAACCATAGATGGGGAAGACATAAGTTTGACGCATACAGAATTTGAAATATTAACGTATTTTATGCAAAATCAAGGAATTGTAATTTCAAGAGAACAACTAATCAATAAAATTTTTGGTTATGAATTTGCCGGGGATGATCGCACTATTAATAGTCATATTCGTAATTTGCGTCATAAATTAGGACAAAAAGCAGCTTGTATTGTAACTGTTGTACGAGCTGGTTATAAATTTGAGGGACAAGTATGA